A stretch of the Bradyrhizobium sp. CCBAU 53351 genome encodes the following:
- a CDS encoding response regulator transcription factor: protein MAEQSSRGEIFVVDDDPAVRDTLSMVLKAAGYEVICFADGAALLSVARNRTPAAILLDVNIPGKSGLDILKELQGEDYPAPIFMISGQGDIAMAVGAIKSGALDFIEKPFRGSEIVGRLDEAIGAYARRQAESASPKFGSLHFPGREPLTRREREVLEQFATGASNKEAGRTLGISPRTIEDHRANIMKKLGARNAADLIRIVMTAAQRAS, encoded by the coding sequence ATGGCCGAACAAAGCTCTCGCGGTGAAATCTTCGTAGTGGACGACGACCCTGCCGTTCGCGACACCCTGTCGATGGTGTTGAAGGCGGCGGGCTATGAGGTGATCTGTTTTGCGGACGGCGCAGCGCTGCTCTCCGTCGCGCGAAACCGCACGCCTGCTGCGATCCTGCTCGACGTGAACATTCCCGGAAAGTCGGGCCTCGACATTCTCAAGGAGCTGCAGGGCGAGGACTATCCGGCACCGATCTTCATGATTTCCGGACAGGGCGACATCGCGATGGCGGTGGGCGCGATCAAGAGCGGCGCGCTCGACTTCATCGAGAAGCCGTTCCGCGGCAGCGAGATCGTCGGCCGGCTCGACGAAGCGATCGGCGCTTATGCGCGCAGGCAGGCGGAGAGCGCTTCGCCGAAATTCGGCTCGCTGCATTTCCCCGGACGCGAGCCGCTGACGCGCAGGGAGCGCGAGGTGCTCGAGCAGTTTGCTACCGGCGCGTCCAACAAGGAGGCCGGCCGCACGCTCGGCATCAGCCCGCGCACCATCGAGGATCACCGCGCCAACATCATGAAGAAGCTCGGCGCGCGCAACGCCGCCGATCTGATCCGCATCGTGATGACCGCGGCGCAGCGCGCGTCGTA